A single window of Treponema denticola ATCC 35405 DNA harbors:
- a CDS encoding Fic family protein: MDIKDFKSGSLKQGYKYQYFMPEKINHDFSWEDTSINTLLEKASFHLGALNSFSSLVPDADMFIIMHIFKEAVISNRIEGTRTNIEEALNEQDNLDPEKRNDWQEVHNYVKAMNNAIQELENLPLSNRLIKNTHKILLSTGRGEHKSPGEFRISQNWIGGTTLSDAVFIPPAHEELPELLSDLELFLNNTNINIPHLIRIAIAHYQFETIHPFLDGNGRIGRLLISLYLVHSKVLQKPLLYLSDFFEKNKTLYYDNLTFVRTKNDMSQWIKYFLEGVSQTAENSAQTLKKIIELKTDLEKNKLLSLGKRTKTANEFLYFLFHSPVITSTALQKEMKITAKTANSLIDAFIGLNILKERTGYSRNRIFVFNKYVELFM; encoded by the coding sequence ATGGATATAAAAGACTTTAAATCCGGCAGCTTAAAACAAGGATATAAATATCAATATTTTATGCCTGAAAAGATAAATCATGATTTTTCATGGGAAGATACCTCTATTAACACTCTTTTAGAAAAAGCTTCTTTTCATTTAGGAGCCTTAAATTCTTTTTCATCTCTGGTTCCTGATGCAGATATGTTTATCATAATGCATATTTTTAAAGAAGCCGTTATATCAAACCGTATTGAAGGAACTCGAACAAATATTGAAGAAGCATTAAATGAACAAGACAATTTAGACCCCGAAAAAAGAAACGATTGGCAGGAAGTTCATAATTATGTAAAAGCCATGAATAACGCAATACAGGAGCTTGAAAATTTACCCCTTTCAAATCGTCTGATTAAAAATACTCATAAAATATTGCTTTCAACCGGAAGAGGAGAACATAAAAGTCCGGGAGAATTCCGGATTTCTCAAAATTGGATAGGCGGGACAACTCTTTCGGATGCAGTTTTTATTCCTCCTGCACATGAAGAACTTCCCGAGCTTTTATCGGACTTGGAGCTTTTTTTAAATAATACCAATATCAACATTCCGCACTTAATACGTATTGCAATAGCCCACTACCAATTTGAAACAATACATCCATTTTTAGACGGAAATGGACGAATCGGCAGACTTTTGATAAGTCTTTATTTGGTACACAGTAAGGTCTTACAAAAACCTCTTTTATATCTTTCCGATTTTTTTGAAAAAAATAAAACCCTTTATTATGATAACCTCACCTTTGTGCGGACAAAAAATGATATGTCTCAATGGATAAAGTATTTTTTAGAGGGAGTAAGTCAAACTGCCGAAAATTCGGCACAAACCTTAAAGAAAATAATTGAGCTAAAAACCGATTTGGAAAAAAACAAGCTGCTTTCTCTTGGTAAACGTACCAAAACGGCAAACGAATTTTTATATTTCCTTTTTCATAGTCCCGTTATTACAAGTACTGCCCTCCAAAAAGAAATGAAAATTACAGCCAAAACAGCCAATAGCTTAATAGATGCCTTTATCGGACTGAATATACTCAAAGAACGTACAGGATATTCACGAAATAGAATATTTGTTTTTAATAAATACGTCGAACTTTTTATGTAG
- the grdC gene encoding glycine/sarcosine/betaine reductase complex component C subunit beta, with protein MAKVAIKGASYILVHAPDLLFHNGSTQTGTRLANPEDEYLKAIPSHLRSFEEAVNYPPNQVYIGNMAPEDLEKLPEPWYKDAKKAERKGKFGEIMTQAEFYILMKHADVFELVYFSKEFTAQAAKLIENHPMMKTQDIKLGEGHDIAEIKKMVDAHTAEGLYEQGKLIGCVKQAHDTDENLSAHTMLENLATKASGILSAWHMGKLEGIDMKDVEYIIECSEEAAGDINQRGGGNIAKAVGEKSGCVNATGSDVRGFCAAPVHAIIHGAALVAAGIFKNVMVVSGGSVPKLGMNGKDHVKKDLPLFEDMIGGFAVMLSADDGVNPVINTEVVGKHVISSGSAPQAVMSVLVYDPLNAAGLKMTDIEKYSAELQNHEITAPAGAGNVPEANVKMIAALSVMKGQLEKTQIAEFVKKHGVVGFAPTQGHIPSGVPFIGHARRDMMAGKLKNTMIIGKGSLFLGRLTNLFDGLSFLIEANDGKGSASAGQDTAGIKKIVAEAMRNVAENILKSQN; from the coding sequence ATGGCAAAAGTCGCTATAAAAGGAGCAAGCTACATCTTAGTTCATGCTCCCGATCTTCTTTTTCACAACGGTTCAACTCAAACAGGCACAAGGCTTGCAAACCCTGAGGATGAATATTTAAAGGCAATACCCTCTCACTTACGCAGCTTTGAAGAGGCAGTAAACTATCCGCCTAACCAAGTTTATATCGGAAATATGGCTCCCGAAGACTTGGAAAAACTTCCCGAACCTTGGTACAAGGATGCAAAAAAGGCCGAAAGAAAGGGTAAATTCGGCGAAATTATGACTCAGGCCGAGTTCTATATTTTGATGAAACATGCCGATGTTTTTGAGCTCGTTTATTTTTCAAAAGAATTCACAGCCCAAGCTGCAAAACTCATCGAAAATCACCCGATGATGAAAACCCAAGACATTAAGCTTGGTGAAGGCCACGACATTGCCGAAATCAAAAAAATGGTTGATGCCCACACAGCAGAAGGTCTTTACGAACAGGGAAAACTCATCGGTTGTGTAAAGCAGGCTCACGATACGGACGAAAACTTAAGTGCCCACACCATGCTTGAAAACCTCGCCACAAAGGCTTCCGGTATTCTTTCCGCATGGCACATGGGAAAACTCGAAGGCATCGATATGAAGGATGTCGAATACATCATCGAATGTTCTGAAGAAGCTGCTGGCGATATTAACCAGAGAGGCGGCGGAAATATTGCAAAGGCAGTCGGAGAAAAATCGGGCTGTGTAAATGCAACCGGTTCAGACGTTCGAGGATTCTGTGCAGCTCCCGTTCACGCAATTATCCACGGAGCAGCCCTTGTAGCAGCCGGTATCTTTAAAAACGTAATGGTCGTTTCGGGAGGCTCGGTACCCAAGCTCGGTATGAACGGAAAAGACCATGTAAAAAAAGACCTTCCCCTCTTTGAAGATATGATTGGAGGCTTTGCCGTTATGCTCAGTGCGGACGACGGAGTCAACCCCGTTATCAATACCGAAGTTGTAGGAAAGCACGTAATCTCTTCCGGTTCCGCCCCTCAGGCCGTTATGAGCGTATTGGTTTACGATCCTCTTAATGCCGCCGGTTTAAAGATGACCGACATCGAAAAATACTCGGCAGAGCTTCAAAACCACGAAATCACCGCTCCTGCAGGAGCCGGTAACGTACCCGAAGCAAACGTAAAGATGATTGCCGCTTTAAGCGTTATGAAAGGCCAGCTTGAAAAAACTCAAATTGCCGAATTCGTAAAAAAACACGGAGTTGTAGGTTTTGCTCCCACTCAGGGACATATCCCTTCGGGCGTTCCCTTTATAGGACATGCACGCCGAGATATGATGGCAGGAAAACTCAAAAACACAATGATAATCGGAAAGGGAAGTTTATTCCTCGGCCGTCTTACAAACCTCTTCGACGGCTTAAGCTTCTTAATTGAAGCCAATGACGGAAAAGGCTCCGCATCTGCCGGTCAGGACACAGCCGGAATAAAGAAGATTGTTGCCGAAGCAATGAGAAACGTAGCCGAAAATATTCTCAAATCCCAAAACTAA
- a CDS encoding type II toxin-antitoxin system VapC family toxin, whose protein sequence is MKVLLDTNIIVDFLSKRPVFFNEAEKIISKCRDGEIIGIVAVHTVSTLFYLLKKYVSPETLRDIFYNLFEIIEIGRADKNSVLEALKNTEFTDFEDGLQYQCALEEFVDCIITRNKKDFFSSKIPVYTPSEFLKSL, encoded by the coding sequence ATGAAAGTATTACTTGATACGAACATAATAGTCGATTTTCTATCAAAACGGCCAGTGTTTTTTAATGAGGCTGAAAAAATAATAAGTAAATGCAGAGATGGAGAAATAATAGGCATAGTGGCAGTTCATACGGTTTCTACTCTGTTTTATTTATTAAAAAAATATGTTTCACCGGAAACCTTGAGAGATATTTTTTATAATTTATTTGAAATTATTGAAATTGGAAGAGCCGATAAGAATTCCGTTTTGGAGGCCTTGAAAAATACGGAATTTACTGATTTTGAAGACGGATTGCAATATCAATGTGCCTTAGAAGAATTTGTTGACTGTATAATTACACGGAATAAAAAAGATTTTTTCTCTTCAAAAATACCGGTTTATACACCTTCCGAGTTTTTAAAGAGCTTATAA
- a CDS encoding ABC transporter ATP-binding protein: MTPKTLNFKNNFFSILPFRQLSVLFFLALVSALAPFVSFWALSKTIDALSSISQIQNVILYIIFIGAFLVTNDSFEAIRWTYSTYMEGKIFLEMKERLLEKVSKYAYIDIFENPDFLNKLRLADQLIPKFNSFFNSLAMLFSGVLGSLPFLWIGITTAWWVPLALITGFLPSLIIKWNLEERLWALEIQNGESYKEAAVHEHILLDSAFAKEIRLWNAASFILKRWKKNRYNLLRETSRLRNKSMGMTLLAHIFEGLVDCAVIAYLYMLVSRNALTTGAFVFAVTAVIQLRQNAFTVLLFGVDLKSDFNRLKPYFDVINYDETMIEKSQFYDEKINPPQTAQNAIVLKSLSFSYPKCEKKALKDINLEIKKGEKIALVGANGSGKSTLIKIISGMYPDFEGGYFFNGKNSKEIAVNDLRRSFATVYQDFARFPMTFEENAAISEIAEQFNDEPDSFKAEKEEFKIDAFKFEELCKCFPIANSMLEPKTLLTRQFEGGLDLSGGQWQRLALMRCAWADREIILLDEPTSALDPDSEHEVLEAMIELMKGKTAIVVTHRLALCRSVDRIIVVEDGSIAETGTHTELINKNGRYAEMFKKQSARYG; this comes from the coding sequence ATGACTCCTAAGACTTTAAACTTTAAAAATAATTTTTTTTCGATATTGCCTTTTAGACAGCTTTCGGTCTTGTTCTTTTTGGCCCTTGTGTCGGCCTTGGCTCCCTTTGTGAGTTTTTGGGCTCTTTCAAAAACAATCGATGCTCTTTCAAGCATTTCCCAAATTCAAAATGTCATTCTATACATAATTTTTATAGGGGCATTTTTAGTTACAAACGACAGTTTTGAAGCTATCCGCTGGACCTATTCTACCTATATGGAAGGGAAAATCTTTTTGGAAATGAAAGAAAGGCTTTTGGAAAAGGTTTCAAAATATGCGTACATAGACATCTTTGAAAATCCGGATTTTTTAAATAAGCTAAGACTGGCCGATCAACTCATTCCCAAATTTAACAGCTTTTTTAATTCTCTTGCTATGCTTTTTTCGGGAGTGTTGGGTTCTTTGCCTTTTTTATGGATTGGAATTACGACAGCTTGGTGGGTGCCCCTTGCTCTGATAACGGGTTTTTTACCGAGTTTAATTATAAAATGGAATCTTGAAGAAAGGCTATGGGCATTGGAAATTCAAAACGGAGAGTCCTATAAGGAGGCCGCTGTTCATGAGCACATTCTTTTGGATTCTGCCTTTGCAAAAGAAATACGCCTGTGGAATGCCGCTTCATTTATTCTAAAAAGATGGAAGAAAAATAGATATAATCTTTTAAGGGAAACTTCCCGGCTTAGAAATAAAAGCATGGGAATGACCCTTTTAGCCCATATTTTTGAGGGGCTTGTAGATTGTGCTGTGATTGCATACTTATATATGCTTGTAAGCCGAAACGCCTTAACAACGGGAGCCTTCGTTTTTGCGGTTACGGCGGTTATTCAGCTACGGCAAAATGCCTTTACTGTGCTTTTATTCGGTGTCGATCTTAAAAGCGATTTTAACAGGTTAAAGCCTTATTTTGATGTTATAAACTACGATGAAACTATGATCGAAAAAAGTCAGTTCTATGATGAGAAAATAAATCCTCCTCAGACAGCACAAAATGCTATAGTTTTAAAATCTCTTTCATTTTCTTATCCTAAATGTGAAAAAAAGGCTCTTAAAGATATAAACCTTGAAATTAAAAAAGGAGAAAAAATAGCCCTTGTCGGGGCAAACGGTTCCGGTAAATCTACTTTGATTAAAATCATAAGCGGAATGTATCCCGATTTTGAAGGTGGCTATTTTTTTAATGGAAAAAATTCAAAAGAGATTGCGGTTAATGATTTAAGAAGATCTTTTGCGACCGTTTACCAAGACTTTGCCCGTTTTCCTATGACATTTGAAGAAAATGCGGCAATTTCCGAGATTGCCGAGCAGTTTAATGATGAACCGGATTCTTTTAAAGCTGAAAAAGAAGAATTTAAGATAGATGCCTTTAAATTTGAAGAGCTTTGTAAGTGTTTTCCGATAGCAAATTCAATGTTGGAGCCTAAAACCCTGCTTACAAGGCAGTTTGAAGGAGGGCTTGATTTATCGGGCGGCCAATGGCAGAGGCTTGCCCTAATGCGTTGTGCTTGGGCGGATAGGGAAATAATCCTTTTGGACGAACCTACCTCGGCTCTTGATCCCGATTCCGAGCATGAGGTTCTTGAAGCTATGATTGAACTTATGAAAGGAAAAACGGCAATAGTCGTTACACACAGGCTAGCCCTTTGCCGCAGTGTCGACAGAATAATCGTAGTTGAAGACGGCTCAATCGCCGAAACCGGCACTCACACCGAGCTTATAAATAAAAACGGCCGCTATGCCGAAATGTTTAAAAAACAAAGTGCCCGGTATGGCTGA
- the rny gene encoding ribonuclease Y: MNWILYVILPAVCIILGWTIRWLYARFQLSASEQRAERILQEAIKDAEAQKKEFLLEAKEQLIREQKQQERENRERRSDLQRFERRLAQKEEVLDKRVETVEKQEKELIKREAALDERTEILSGEEERYREELERISGLTQQQAKDLIIRDLEAEAKHDAVTIINKIEQEAQLTAEKKAQDILITTIQRLATETASDITVSTVSLPSDEMKGRIIGREGRNIRALETLTGVDIIIDDTPEAVVVSCFDPVRKEIARVALERLILDGRIHPARIEEIVQKVTREISQKVYEEGEKVLFDLGIHNMNQEGVRALGRLYFRTSYGQNVLQHSKEVAIIAGMIASEIGANVEIAKRGALLHDIGKGAETDSDKNHAEIGMELAKRINEDPRVVNAVGAHHNDIEPTCIESVIVQIADAISAARPGARRETMDNYVKRLENLEQLAEGFNGVEKAYAIQAGRELRVVINNEKISDADTKILARDIAKKIENDLQYPGRIRVTLIRETRIVEYAR, from the coding sequence ATGAATTGGATTTTGTATGTCATCCTTCCTGCTGTCTGTATAATTCTTGGATGGACGATTCGCTGGCTTTATGCCAGATTTCAACTATCTGCTTCTGAACAACGTGCAGAACGGATTTTACAGGAGGCAATAAAAGATGCTGAAGCTCAAAAGAAGGAATTCCTTCTTGAAGCAAAAGAGCAGCTGATTCGGGAACAAAAACAGCAGGAACGGGAAAATAGGGAACGCAGGAGTGATCTCCAGCGTTTCGAACGCAGGTTGGCGCAAAAAGAGGAAGTCCTCGATAAACGTGTCGAAACTGTAGAAAAACAAGAAAAAGAGCTTATCAAGAGGGAAGCCGCACTTGATGAGAGGACTGAAATTTTAAGCGGCGAAGAAGAAAGATATAGGGAAGAATTGGAAAGAATTTCCGGTTTGACCCAGCAGCAGGCAAAGGATTTGATTATCCGTGACTTGGAAGCTGAAGCAAAGCATGATGCGGTTACTATCATAAATAAGATAGAACAAGAAGCTCAGCTGACAGCAGAAAAAAAAGCACAGGATATTCTGATTACGACGATTCAACGTCTTGCAACGGAAACGGCCAGCGACATTACTGTCTCAACGGTCAGCTTGCCCAGCGATGAGATGAAAGGAAGGATTATCGGCCGCGAGGGCCGCAATATTCGAGCCTTGGAAACTCTTACCGGTGTAGACATAATCATTGACGATACCCCTGAGGCTGTTGTAGTATCTTGTTTCGACCCTGTGCGCAAAGAAATTGCGAGGGTTGCCTTGGAGAGATTGATTCTTGACGGCCGAATTCATCCGGCTCGCATTGAAGAGATTGTGCAAAAGGTAACCAGAGAAATTTCGCAAAAGGTTTATGAAGAAGGAGAAAAGGTTCTATTCGACCTCGGCATCCATAACATGAACCAAGAAGGCGTAAGGGCCTTGGGAAGGCTTTATTTTAGAACGAGCTATGGGCAAAATGTGCTTCAGCATTCTAAAGAAGTAGCCATAATCGCAGGAATGATTGCAAGCGAAATCGGTGCAAATGTCGAAATCGCAAAACGCGGTGCCCTACTGCATGATATCGGAAAGGGAGCAGAAACCGATTCCGATAAAAACCATGCCGAAATAGGAATGGAGCTTGCAAAGAGGATCAATGAAGATCCGAGGGTTGTCAATGCCGTAGGTGCTCACCACAACGATATAGAGCCTACCTGCATTGAATCGGTAATCGTACAGATTGCAGATGCAATTTCGGCTGCAAGACCTGGTGCAAGACGCGAAACTATGGATAACTATGTTAAGCGGCTTGAAAACCTTGAACAGCTGGCTGAAGGCTTTAACGGAGTTGAAAAAGCTTACGCAATCCAAGCCGGACGGGAATTGCGAGTTGTTATCAACAACGAAAAGATTTCCGATGCCGATACCAAGATTTTGGCCCGGGACATTGCAAAAAAAATCGAAAACGATTTGCAGTACCCCGGAAGAATCCGCGTAACCCTTATACGCGAAACACGTATAGTAGAATACGCCCGCTAA
- the grdD gene encoding glycine/sarcosine/betaine reductase complex component C subunit alpha, translating into MADKKQIADLFLGLAEGLEGGSFAGRFSVGLTIPGSEHGEAELVYAAELAAKRNPDLDVILIGGPEAKGLKHFPAATLEDAHKEMERLFKEGTIKACVTMHYNFPLGVSTVGKVVTPGKGREMILATTTGTTDANRYKAMLLNAIGGIAVAKASGIAEPTVGLLNIDGIAVIEKALNKMKEKGYKVNYTESNRADGGVRMRGNDLLQGTPDVMVCDTLTGNLLIKLFSSFVTGGSYEGSGFGYGPCIGSGYDDVVGIISRASGAPAIANALKFVADCAKNNVHGIYAEELKAAKKAGLDELLEDMPGAKPVAAAAAEEVKAPPKKTVDAGIPGIDVIEIEDACKALWKEGIYAETGMGCTGPVIMVSEEDLAKARDVLHKADYI; encoded by the coding sequence ATGGCAGATAAAAAACAAATTGCTGATTTATTTTTAGGACTTGCCGAAGGGCTTGAGGGCGGCTCCTTTGCCGGCCGATTCTCCGTCGGTTTAACCATTCCGGGAAGCGAGCACGGCGAAGCGGAACTTGTTTATGCCGCAGAGCTTGCCGCAAAAAGAAATCCCGATCTGGATGTAATCCTCATCGGAGGACCGGAAGCAAAGGGCTTAAAACATTTCCCCGCAGCAACTCTCGAAGACGCTCATAAAGAAATGGAACGCCTTTTTAAAGAAGGAACAATTAAGGCTTGTGTAACCATGCACTATAACTTCCCCTTGGGCGTAAGCACCGTAGGAAAGGTTGTAACCCCCGGAAAGGGCCGCGAGATGATTCTTGCCACTACCACGGGAACAACCGATGCAAACCGCTACAAGGCCATGCTTTTAAATGCTATCGGCGGTATTGCCGTTGCTAAGGCTTCCGGAATAGCCGAACCCACCGTAGGTCTTTTAAACATTGACGGTATCGCCGTTATTGAAAAGGCTCTAAACAAAATGAAGGAAAAAGGCTACAAGGTAAACTACACCGAATCGAACCGTGCAGACGGAGGTGTCCGCATGAGAGGAAACGACCTTTTGCAGGGAACTCCCGATGTAATGGTTTGCGATACACTTACGGGAAACTTGCTGATTAAGCTCTTTTCTTCCTTTGTAACGGGCGGAAGCTATGAAGGCTCAGGCTTCGGTTACGGCCCCTGTATCGGCTCGGGCTATGATGATGTTGTCGGAATTATTTCGAGGGCATCGGGAGCTCCCGCCATAGCCAATGCCTTAAAATTCGTCGCCGACTGTGCAAAAAACAATGTTCACGGCATCTATGCAGAAGAACTTAAGGCCGCTAAAAAGGCGGGCTTGGATGAGCTTTTGGAAGATATGCCTGGAGCAAAGCCCGTTGCAGCAGCTGCTGCCGAAGAGGTAAAGGCTCCGCCTAAGAAAACCGTTGATGCCGGTATTCCCGGAATCGATGTTATCGAAATCGAAGATGCATGCAAGGCTCTTTGGAAGGAAGGCATCTATGCCGAAACGGGAATGGGTTGTACCGGCCCCGTAATCATGGTAAGCGAAGAAGACTTAGCCAAGGCAAGGGATGTACTCCATAAGGCCGACTATATTTAA
- the trxA gene encoding thioredoxin has protein sequence MIMAVLDITNANFDETVKTAKPVLIDFWAPWUPGCVQLSPELQAAEAELGDKAVIAQSNVDNARELAVKFKFMSIPTLIVLKDGKEVDRHTGYMDKKSLVNFVSKHI, from the coding sequence ATGATTATGGCAGTATTGGATATTACAAATGCTAATTTTGATGAAACCGTAAAAACCGCCAAGCCCGTTTTAATTGACTTTTGGGCACCGTGGTGACCGGGATGCGTACAGCTCAGTCCTGAGCTGCAGGCTGCCGAGGCGGAACTCGGCGACAAGGCTGTGATAGCACAGTCTAACGTGGATAATGCACGTGAATTGGCAGTAAAATTTAAGTTTATGTCAATACCTACCCTCATCGTTTTAAAAGACGGAAAAGAGGTGGACAGGCACACAGGCTATATGGATAAAAAGAGCCTTGTAAACTTTGTTTCAAAGCATATCTAA